From Vanrija pseudolonga chromosome 1, complete sequence, a single genomic window includes:
- the iksA gene encoding putative serine/threonine-protein kinase iksA produces MDNQSPSLSRSWTPIGETSHQLIVYHPPSHAIQVVPHPRRSSQSGVPSTSRLRLLSPEESASIAGDPPTSQPCCPLCGQDLPTELPTISQQADDSVQYDRDSEHGEAQYFRVLERAHELSRPGTPVSNSHQRISRSESSTFRNPSRDEIDPSDLPAMGYYQRFFKENRRLGIGAEGSVYLATHIIGGSALGTYAVKKIAVGTSKTYLVKMLREVHLLETLRHPNIIPYYHSWVDETQFSSFGPPIIALHVLMMYANAGNLDAFLLSRSHLNPSSSPLHADDVADTEDIDLLPKAERIKAFKRRRQSGVGGHQREYRGVLLLGLEEVVKLFSDVVEGLAFLHANSVLHLDLKCSNVLLHWEEGKVIPKALLSDFGTSEETLRGQRERTGHTGTMEYMAPETIVMDVNGHWRPSDSHADMWSLGVVLHKMIFLKTPYQFPEDLDALHNEIIAYPGFVPTEEVIQVCERRHIPRDLLLLLSRLLSRSPDQRPTAEKVRVALSKLGDRSLGSTLKGVFRGRRGQEGLQRSGNQKRVHESQTLRTVLALPSPVESVLTSRDPTPRFPKQRHPVREWTHSKNTRFALFVVKLWLTWGSKGILGIRL; encoded by the exons ATGGACAATCAAAGTCCATCTCTCAGTCGCTCGTGGACCCCCATCGG TGAAACGTCGCACCAGCTCATTGTCTATCATCCTCCTTCACATGCCATCCAAGTAGTACCCCACCCTCGTCGGTCTTCTCAATCAGGTGTACCTTCCACCTCCCGACTTCGTCTGCTCTCACCAGAAGAGTCTGCTTCCATAGCAGGCGATCCCCCCACGTCCCAACCGTGCTGCCCCCTGTGCGGTCAAGACCTCCCGACTGAGCTTCCGACCATTAGTCAACAAGCAGATGACAGTGTCCAATATGATCGTGacagcgagcacggcgaaGCCCAATACTTTCGAGTTCTTGAGAGGGCTCACGAACTGAGTCGCCCCGGAACGCCAGTTTCCAACAGCCATCAACGTATATCGCGATCAGAAAGTTCGACTTTTCGCAACCCATCACGAGATGAAATCGACCCTTCCGACCTACCGGCTATGGGCTACTATCAGAGGTTCTTCAAAGAGAACCGGCGACTGGGTATAGGTGCGGAGGGAAGCGTATATCTCGCAACCCACATCATCGGTGGTAGTGCTCTAG GCACTTATGCCGTCAAGAAAATTGCAGTCGGGACATCGAAGACGTACTTAGTCAAGATGCTCAGAGAAGTCCACCTTCTGGAGACGCTTCGCCATCCCAACATTATACCCTACTATCACTCATGGGTGGATGAGACCCAATTCTCATCATTTGGACCGCCAATCATTGCCCTTCACGTCCTCATGATGTACGCCAACGCGGGAAACCTGGACGCCTTTCTGCTGAGCCGCAGTCATTTGAATCCTTCAAGTTCACCCCTACACGCCGATGATGTTGCAGACACGGAAGACATTGATCTGCTACCAAAAGCCGAACGCATCAAGGCGTTCAAACGTCGACGGCAGAGTGGTGTGGGAGGACACCAGCGCGAGTACCGCGGTGTGCTCCTCCTGGGCTTGGAGGAGGTTGTAAAGCTTTTCAGTGACGTGGTAGAAGGCCTTGCTTTCCTC CACGCAAACTCTGTTCTTCATCTCGATCTGAAGTGTTCCAACGTTCTCTTACATTGGGAAGAGGGCAAAGTTAT CCCAAAGGCTCTCCTGTCTGATTTCGGGACGTCCGAGGAAACACTTCGAGGGCAAAGGGAGCGGACAGGCCACACGGGGACAATGGAGTACATG GCTCCGGAAACTATTGTTATGGACGTGAATGGACACTGGCGACCGTCGGATTCACACGCTGATATGTGGTCTCTCG GTGTGGTGCTGCACAAGATGATCTTTCTCAAAACTCCTTACCAGTTCCCCGAAGACCTCGACGCATTGCACAATGAGATCATCGCCTACCCCGGGTTTGTACCGACAGAGGAGGTGATCCAAGTGTGTGAGAGGCGGCATATCCCTCGAGATCTTCTACTCCTCCTTTCACGCCTTCTGAGCCGTTCGCCGGATCAACGACCGACAGCCGAAAAGGTGAGGGTCGCCCTTAGCAAATTGGGAGATCGCTCGCTTGGAAGCACGTTAAAAGGTGTCTttcgaggacgacgcggacAGGAAGGGCTGCAGAGATCAGGTAACCAGAAAAGA GTCCATGAATCCCAGACGCTCCGAACAGTATTGGCCCTGCCTTCGCCAGTGGAGTCCGTCCTCACATCGCGCGACCCTACACCTCGGTTCCCGAAGCAACGACACCCAGTTCGAGAATGGACACACTCAAAGAACACGCGCTTTGCGTTGTTTGTTGTCAAG CTCTGGTTGACCTGGGGCTCAAAGGGCATTCTGGGTATACGACTTTGA